The DNA segment TTCAGCAATTACCTTGCAATTATTCTGGTTGCGCCGCTTTTTTTAATTATGCCTGGCAGTATTACTATAGCAATAATAAGCCAATTTAATCTTTTGGCTACCAAAATAGAACTTTTGGGCGCTGTAGGCCCGTTTCTTTTTGCCGTTTTAAGAATTGTTCCATATCTGGCAATTTGGTTTCTTTTTAGTTTGATTTATATTTTTCTGCCCAACACAAAAGTTAATTTTAAATCTGGTCTTTTAGGCGGAATAGTTGCGGGAACTATTTATCAATTAATGCAGTTTGGATACATAAAAGCTCAAATTTTACTGTCCCGTTATGGCGCGATATACGGAAGCTTTGCGGCTTTGCCGCTTCTTCTTATATGGCTTCAGATTGGTTGGCTAATCGTTCTGTTTGGAGCGGAAGTTTCTTTTGCATATCAAAATGTTGAAACATACGAGTTTGAACATGACTGTCTTAATGCAAGCCATTCATTCAAAAGATTGGTCAGTTTAAGGATAACTCATTTACTAGTTAAAAATTTTTCCGATGGCGCAAGTCCAATGACTTCTGCGCAGATTTCGCACAAATTGGAAGCGCCGATTAGATTAGTTAATGAGGTCCTGTATGAATTGGTAGAATCTGGGATTTTGTGCGAGATAAGACAAGACGATGATAAAACCGTTGTCTATCAACCTGCAAAAGACTTGGAAACACTTACTGTAAGATATGTAATCGATGCTTTAGAAAACCGAGGCAGTGACAATATACCGGTTATAAAATCAGAAGAGTTGGATAAAATTTCTGGATGCTTGGAAGAATTTGGTAAAACGATAGAAAAGTCCTCGGCAAATGTGCTCTTGAGAGATATATAAACAATTTCAAAAAACACAAAAGAAATAGCCCTTATCATAACCTATCGATAAGGGCTGTTTCTTTTTACTAACTTTCTATTAGAAACTCCAACCTATTCCTGCATTTGCTGTGTATTCGTCGTTGCAGTAACCTACGCCTCCTGATAAAGATACAGCAGTATCAGGTATGATGTATTTGACGCCTGCAGCAACTGCATTCTCTCCCTTATAATTTCCATAACCTACACCTATTGAAACATTTTTACCGGGGATAGGGTCAGGAAGTGCAGCCAAAGCCGCAGCAGAAGCAACGCCTGCATAAGCTGCTTTCAACTGTCTATAATTCACTGCGTCGTAGTCGTCTTCGCCGTCGTCCACACCTGTTACTGTTACCGGATCGCCCGTGTTATCTGCGAATGTTGCACCTCCGTCATCAAGAGTAAGAAACGTTGAAGTTGTCCCGCCTGAAATGACAGTGTTTGTCTGGCTGACAACAATACCGTGCGATACACCAGCGTTGGTGTTTACAAGCAAGCTGGCAGATGTTGGAGTCATAGCAAGACTAGATTGTGCGTTTGTGCTTAAGCCATCATTATCCGCAGTCAAAGTATTAGTTAAACCAGTAACTGTGTTTACTGATGAACCGACATTACCAATAGTATTGACTGAATTAGCTGTCGCAACACCAAGATTATTAGTAAATGCTTCGATGTTGTTAGTACCCGTGGTTGCATTGGCAGTAATGTTATTTGACTGAGCAGCCGCAAGGGCAGACATAGTATTACTACCCGCCGTTGCCGCTATAGTATTATTACCAGTAGTCGCTGTGACTGTGTTGCCAGTGCCACCAGTCAATTGATTTTGCAGGGTAGCGCCCAGAATATTGTTCGTGGTGGCTGTCAGAGTGTTAGTTGTTGTGGCAACCATAGCGTTACTACCCAGCGTTGAGGTAATAGTGTTATTACCAGTTGATGCCAGTATAGCGTTGTCGCCAGTAGTCGCTGTGACTGTGTTGCCAGTGCCACCGGTTAAAGCATTAGTTGTGGCTGCGTTAATAACATTGCTGGCTGCAGTTGAAGTCATAGTGTTATTACCAGTAGTTGCTGTTATTAC comes from the bacterium genome and includes:
- a CDS encoding YihY/virulence factor BrkB family protein, coding for MISKFIRFITIDIWRIPLKKLPRSRSLLIRQLRIVILAMRGFDENKCLLRASALTFYSLLAVVPIVAMAFGITRGFGIENILESQIIARFQGQEAVATRIIEFAHSLLERTKGGIVAGAGVILLIGTVIGVLNNIEGSFNDIWGIRKSRSFSRRFSNYLAIILVAPLFLIMPGSITIAIISQFNLLATKIELLGAVGPFLFAVLRIVPYLAIWFLFSLIYIFLPNTKVNFKSGLLGGIVAGTIYQLMQFGYIKAQILLSRYGAIYGSFAALPLLLIWLQIGWLIVLFGAEVSFAYQNVETYEFEHDCLNASHSFKRLVSLRITHLLVKNFSDGASPMTSAQISHKLEAPIRLVNEVLYELVESGILCEIRQDDDKTVVYQPAKDLETLTVRYVIDALENRGSDNIPVIKSEELDKISGCLEEFGKTIEKSSANVLLRDI